Below is a window of Halanaerobiaceae bacterium ANBcell28 DNA.
TTCAACAAAACCGATAGACTTTTTATCTTCCTTAATATCTTTTTTCTTTTTAATTTCTTTATTTTTATAATCAGGATTATTTCGGTATATAAATGAAACTATTTCTGAATGTGGATTAGATATATATGAAGCTGTAAGAACTTTATTAATCTTCTTTGCTTCATTTTTTCCAATTTCTATGGCATTTCTAACAGCAGATATATTACCACTTATTATTACAGTGGCTAAGCCTGCCCCTAGATTCTTTTCATCTCCCACATAACTTACATTTGTATTTTTTAGCATGGCATCTAAACCATAAAAGGCTGCTGCTACACCTTGCGTTTCTAATAAAGCAAATGATTTATTCATTATAATCTCCTTTTTAAGCAAAGTTTTTCTACATTTATATTAGCATATATTTTCACCTTAATCAAACATTTAAACCAAAAAAACAAACAAAAAAACAAAAAATACATATATAAACAGAAAAAAACCATTGAAATCCAATATTAAATATTATATAATGAAACAAAATACAGGAATAAAAACAATTTAAATAAAAGGAGTGTCAATATTGAAGTCAGAATTTGAATTAAAAAAAGAGATATGTGAAGTAGGTAGGAGAATTTATAACAATGGCTTTGTAGCAGCGAATGATGGTAATATTTCAGTAAGAATAGGTGCAAATGAAGTTTTAACAACACCAACAGGTGTTAGCAAGGGTTTTATGACACCAGATATGATTGTAAAAGCAGATATGAATGGTAATGTAATTTCTGGTAAGTTAAGACCATCATCTGAGTTAAAGATGCATTTGGATGTATATAAGCAAAGAGATGATGTGAAGTCTGTAGTTCATGCACATCCACCTACAGCAACAGGTTTTGCGGTAGCAGGAATACCTTTAGAAGAGATGATTATGCCAGAAGTAATTATTACTCTTGGAACTATACCAATTGCCAAATATGGAACACCATCAACGGATGAAATACCTATGGCTGTTCGTGAACATTTGGATTGCTATGATGGATTTTTATTAGAAAATCATGGAGCATTGACTGTTGGTTCTGATTTAATGAATGCTTATTTTAAAATGGAAACTATAGAATTGGCAGCTAAGATTAACCTTACTGCAAGACAATTAGGTGGAGTTAAAGAAATATCTAAAGATAATGTAGATAAATTATATGATGTACGTAAAAAACTTGGTGTACAGGGTAATCATCCAGCTACTTGTATGGATTGTGGTTCCTGTTCTACAGAAGATACAGGAAATGATAATATTTCCGAAGATGAATTACTTACTTTAGTAAGTGAAATTACTAAAAAAGTAATGTCAGAAATGAATTAACTTGAAAATGATTTTTTTAAAAAAATACTTTATAGAATTGGCTAGAAACAAAAGGAGGTAAGAAATATGAGTGGTAAAGCTATTGGACTAATTGAAGTAAAAGGATTGGTTTCAGCAATAAATACCCTTGACGCTATGGTTAAAGCTGCTGGCGTTGAACATCTTAGTACCAAGAAAAGCCTAGGTGGTGGACTTGTTACAGTAGTAGTCCAGGGAGATGTAGGTGCTGTAAAAGCTGCTATTGATGCAGGTAAAACTGCTGCTGAAAGAAGGACAGAGGTTTTTTGTGCTGAAGTAATCGCAAGACCACATGAAGGATTAGTTGAGTATTTAAAATAATTGAAAGAAGGTGAATAAATATGGCAAATGAAGCTGTTGGTTTAATAGAAGTTTATGGTTTTTCACCGGCTATTTTAGCTGCTGATATTGCTCTTAAAACTGCTGATGTAAAATTAGCAGGGATAGAGACTACAAGAGGTAAGCCAGGTTCACCAGGACTGGTAGCCTTTGTGAAGTTGCGTGGTAGTGTTGATGCTGTTAAGGCTGCTGTTGAGGCAGGTGCAGAAGAAGCAAGTAAGTATACGGAACTTATTGCATCCCATGTTATGGCAAGACCTGATAGTACATTAAATCAGGTGGTGGATTATAGGAATGTCTAATGAGGACAGTAATAAGAAAACGGAGAAAAAGAAAGATAAAAAGACAGCAAAAAGTAAAACTGTAGCTGAAGAAAAAAAAGTTGTAAAAACAAGTGTTAGTAAAAAGAAAAGTACTAGGAAAAATAAAACAAATACAAAAAAAGCAAGCACTAAAAGATCGAATACAAAAAAGAAAAGTGCTAATGGCACTGAAAAGAAAAAACAGGAGGTAAATAAAATGAGTAATCAAGCTTTAGGTTTAGTAGAATGTAGAGGGTTGACTGCGGCTACTGAGGCAGCAGATGCTATGATTAAAGCAGCAAATGTACAATTAGTGGCAACTGAGAAAATTGGTTCTGGTTTGGTTTGTGTTATGATTCGTGGAGATGTTGGTGCAGTTAAGGCGGCAACTGAAGTTGGTAGTGATGCAGTATCAAGATTAGGGGAATTAGTAGCAGTACATGTGATTCCACGTCCACATGGAGATCTTGAAAATATATTGCCAAAAGCAGAATAAAAAGTAGAACTTAAGGTATATAGAAATAATTTCTATTAAGTATATCTTTATGTACTTATGTAAGAAGTAAAATATTCTAAAAAGCGAAAGGAGAATATTAAAGATGGGTAATTCTCTTGGATTAATAGAAACAATCGGTCTAGCAGGTTCAATTGCTGCTGCAGATGCAATGTTAAAATCAGCAAACGTCAGTCTAGTTGGAAATTATGTAAGGGTGGGTTCTGGTTTAATAACTGTTATGGTTCAGGGTGAGATTGGTGCAGTGAGGGCTGCTGTTGAAGCTGGAGAACAGGCAGCATCTAAACTAACTACAATTAAATCTATTCATGTAATCCCAAGACCACATGCAGATCTCGAGAAAGTATTTCTAGATAAAAAGGGGGCTAAATAAATGTCCGGTCAGGCACTTGGAATGATAGAAACAAAAGGCTTTGTAGCTTCTGTTGAAGCAGCTGATGTAATGGTTAAATCTGCTAATGTAGAATTAGTAGCTTATGAAAAAATAGGATCAGGTATGGTTACTGTAATAGTAAGAGGTGACGTAGGTGCTGTTAAGGCTGCAGTAGAAGCTGCTGCTGAAGCTGTTAGCAGAGTTGGAGAATTATTAGGCTATGACGTTATAGCCAGGCCAGATACAGGTGTAGAGGCAATCCTTCCTGAGTAGATGGCTTATATAGCATATTAGACCTAAGAAAAAAAGGAGGGCGAAATTATGGAAAAGACAGAGTTACTTAGCATGATAACTGCAGAAGTACTTAAAGCTGTAAAAAATAGTCAAAGTACTAGTTCTGCTTGTAAAAATAAAAATAATGATTCCATTCCGGTAGGTGTATCAGTACGCCATGTTCATATAAGTCAAGAAGATCTTGAAGTGCTTTATGGTAAAGGATATAAACTTACAAAAAAGAAAGATTTAGCCCAGCCAGGTGAATTTGCTGCTAATGAAGTAGTAACAGCTGTAGGTCCTAAGTTAAGAAGTATTTCCAATATTAGGATTTTAGGACCAGTAAGATCTAAAACTCAAGTAGAACTAGCTAAAACAGATGGTATCCAATTGGGAATAAATCCACCACTTAGAAAATCTGGTGATTTAGCAGGTTCAGCTGGAATAACTCTAGTAGGTCCCAAAGGTTCTTTGACTTTTAATGAGGGTGCTATCCAGGCTAACAGGCATATTCATATGGGGCCAGCAGATGCTGCACGTTTTGCTGTTAAGAATGATGAGCTTGTAAGTGTTGAAGTAGATGGTGATAAAGGCTTAGTGTTTAAAAATGTGCAGGTAAGGGTTAATGAAGGTTGGGTATTGGAAATGCATCTTGATACAGATGATGCTAATGCAGCTGGCATTAATTGTGGGACTCAGGTTAAATTACTTAAGGAGTGAAAGCTATGATTGTAGGGAAAGTATGTGGAAATTTAATAGCAACACGGAAGAATGAAAAATTACTTGGCTCTAAATTCCTTGTAGTAAAACCACTAAATACCATGAAAGAAAACGATTCCAATATGATTGTTGCAGTTGATTTAGTAGGGGCCGGCATAGGTGAAGAGGTCTTAGTTGTAAAAGGAAGTAGTGCCAGGGTGGTTCTTGATAGAGAAGATTCACCTGTTGATGCAGCAATTGTTGGTATTGTTGATAATATAGATATTAGGGAGTGAAATATATGGCAGTTGATGAAAATAAAATTGCTTCTATAGTTGAAGCAGTTCTGAAAAATATGCAAGACACCCCTGTCTCTAAGAATACTCCTACTGCTAGTAAAGCAAGAGGGGGAAGGGGTATATTCTCTGATCTGGAAACAGCTGTTAGTATAGCTGTTGATGCTCAAAAGAAATTAAAAGAACTAAGCAAAGAAAAGAAGAAAGAAATTATAAAAAAGATTCGCAAAACAAGTGTTGATAATGCTGAGAAATTAGCTAAAATGGCAGTAGATCTAACAGGATTAGGCCGTCCAGAAGATAAAAAAGCTAAAATAATTAATTCAGCCACATTAACACCTGGAATTGAAGATATAAAATCAGAAGTAATAAGTGGTGATGATGGACTTACTTTAGTGGAAAATGTACCAGTAGGTTTTGTTGTTTTGATAGCTCCAACTACTCATCCAATAGCTCAAATTGTAAACCATGTAATATGTATGGTGGCAGCTGGAAACTCTACATTTATTTGTCCACATCCAAGGGCTCAGGAAGCTACTCGAGAGATTATTAGAGTACTTAATGATGCAATTGTAGAAGCTGGTGGACCAGAGAATATAGTTGTGGCTCTAGATAGAGTGAGTTTAGAAGAAGTAGATAAAGTATGCAAACACGAGAAAACAAAGATGATTGTTGCAGCAGGTGGACCTGCTGTTGTTAATATGGCTTTAAGCAGTGGTAAAAAAGCTATTGCAGCCGGACCAGGAAATCCGCCAGTATTAGTAGATGAAACTGCTGATATTGCTAAAGCAGCCAGAGATATAATAGCTGGTGCTACTTTTGATAACAATATTCTATGTATTGCAGAAAAAGAAATATTTGTAGTTGATTCTGTAGCAGATCAACTAATTAGGGAACTGGAAAAAAACAGTTCGTATATTTTAAAGGGTGCTGAAATAAACAAAGTAACTGATTTAGTAACAAAAGATGCTGATCATGTTAATCCTGATTATGTTGGTAAAAATGCTGACTTAATTTTAGGAGATGCAGGTATCAATGTTTCAGTAGATACTAGAGCAGCTATTATGGATGTTTCATTTGATCATCCCCTTGTTAAAATAGAACAAATGCTTCCAGTTTTACCACTAGTAAGAGTTAATGATTTTGAAGATGGCTTGCTAAAGGCTTTGGAAGCAGAAAAACATTGTGGTCATACAGCAATGTTACATTCCAATAATCTTAAAAGAATTGCTAAGTTTTCTAGAGAAATGGATGTTACCATAGCAGTAGTAAATGGACCTTCTTATGCTGGTCTTGATGTAGAAGGTGATAGTAATTATACACATACTATTGCTGAACCTACATTTGAGGGTATCTGTACTCCTAAAAGTTTTACTAGAGAAATTAGATGTTCTATTTGTGGAGGAATTAAGTTTGCCTAAGGCAAATATTTTATATTTTCTTCATTCATAAAAAAGTCTAAACCAGGGAGGTGAGCGGATGAGTGCCGAAAAAATACTTGAGAAAGTTAGAGATGCTGGAGTAATTGGGGCTGGTGGAGCTGGTTTCCCAACACATGTGAAACTTAATGCTGAAGTTGATACTGTAATTGTGAACGGTGCTGAGTGTGAGCCATTGCTACGAGTAGATCAAGAATTAATGGCCAAAGAAAGGGATAGATTCTTAAGTGGTTTGGAGTTTGTTCGGGAGTCAACAGGTGCTAAAGAAGTTATCATAGCATTAAAATCTAAATATAAAGAAGTAATAAAAAAATTAGAAGAACTTATTCCTAAGCATAAAAATTTCAGTATATATCAATTAGACGATTTTTATCCAGCAGGTGATGAACAGCAGATAGTTTATGATGTCACAGGTAGA
It encodes the following:
- a CDS encoding BMC domain-containing protein, which codes for MNKSFALLETQGVAAAFYGLDAMLKNTNVSYVGDEKNLGAGLATVIISGNISAVRNAIEIGKNEAKKINKVLTASYISNPHSEIVSFIYRNNPDYKNKEIKKKKDIKEDKKSIGFVEIYGYAASLIAADAALKSSNVSLLALDKTKGKANTPGLIMFLKLAGNVDAVKTAVEVAVETAKKYNDTVSHTVIAQPDAMIKRMIKEGI
- a CDS encoding class II aldolase/adducin family protein — translated: MKSEFELKKEICEVGRRIYNNGFVAANDGNISVRIGANEVLTTPTGVSKGFMTPDMIVKADMNGNVISGKLRPSSELKMHLDVYKQRDDVKSVVHAHPPTATGFAVAGIPLEEMIMPEVIITLGTIPIAKYGTPSTDEIPMAVREHLDCYDGFLLENHGALTVGSDLMNAYFKMETIELAAKINLTARQLGGVKEISKDNVDKLYDVRKKLGVQGNHPATCMDCGSCSTEDTGNDNISEDELLTLVSEITKKVMSEMN
- a CDS encoding BMC domain-containing protein, coding for MSGKAIGLIEVKGLVSAINTLDAMVKAAGVEHLSTKKSLGGGLVTVVVQGDVGAVKAAIDAGKTAAERRTEVFCAEVIARPHEGLVEYLK
- a CDS encoding BMC domain-containing protein; this translates as MANEAVGLIEVYGFSPAILAADIALKTADVKLAGIETTRGKPGSPGLVAFVKLRGSVDAVKAAVEAGAEEASKYTELIASHVMARPDSTLNQVVDYRNV
- a CDS encoding BMC domain-containing protein, producing MSNQALGLVECRGLTAATEAADAMIKAANVQLVATEKIGSGLVCVMIRGDVGAVKAATEVGSDAVSRLGELVAVHVIPRPHGDLENILPKAE
- a CDS encoding BMC domain-containing protein: MGNSLGLIETIGLAGSIAAADAMLKSANVSLVGNYVRVGSGLITVMVQGEIGAVRAAVEAGEQAASKLTTIKSIHVIPRPHADLEKVFLDKKGAK
- a CDS encoding BMC domain-containing protein produces the protein MSGQALGMIETKGFVASVEAADVMVKSANVELVAYEKIGSGMVTVIVRGDVGAVKAAVEAAAEAVSRVGELLGYDVIARPDTGVEAILPE
- a CDS encoding phosphate propanoyltransferase, which gives rise to MEKTELLSMITAEVLKAVKNSQSTSSACKNKNNDSIPVGVSVRHVHISQEDLEVLYGKGYKLTKKKDLAQPGEFAANEVVTAVGPKLRSISNIRILGPVRSKTQVELAKTDGIQLGINPPLRKSGDLAGSAGITLVGPKGSLTFNEGAIQANRHIHMGPADAARFAVKNDELVSVEVDGDKGLVFKNVQVRVNEGWVLEMHLDTDDANAAGINCGTQVKLLKE
- a CDS encoding EutN/CcmL family microcompartment protein, coding for MIVGKVCGNLIATRKNEKLLGSKFLVVKPLNTMKENDSNMIVAVDLVGAGIGEEVLVVKGSSARVVLDREDSPVDAAIVGIVDNIDIRE
- a CDS encoding aldehyde dehydrogenase; this encodes MAVDENKIASIVEAVLKNMQDTPVSKNTPTASKARGGRGIFSDLETAVSIAVDAQKKLKELSKEKKKEIIKKIRKTSVDNAEKLAKMAVDLTGLGRPEDKKAKIINSATLTPGIEDIKSEVISGDDGLTLVENVPVGFVVLIAPTTHPIAQIVNHVICMVAAGNSTFICPHPRAQEATREIIRVLNDAIVEAGGPENIVVALDRVSLEEVDKVCKHEKTKMIVAAGGPAVVNMALSSGKKAIAAGPGNPPVLVDETADIAKAARDIIAGATFDNNILCIAEKEIFVVDSVADQLIRELEKNSSYILKGAEINKVTDLVTKDADHVNPDYVGKNADLILGDAGINVSVDTRAAIMDVSFDHPLVKIEQMLPVLPLVRVNDFEDGLLKALEAEKHCGHTAMLHSNNLKRIAKFSREMDVTIAVVNGPSYAGLDVEGDSNYTHTIAEPTFEGICTPKSFTREIRCSICGGIKFA